The following coding sequences are from one Primulina eburnea isolate SZY01 chromosome 15, ASM2296580v1, whole genome shotgun sequence window:
- the LOC140813949 gene encoding uncharacterized protein isoform X1 has product MEKTNKKRPIVFLDVSIDGDVYERMAFELFTDVAPKTAENFRALCTGEKGISSKTGKPLHYKGTFLHRIVKGYAAQGGDFLRQDGNFGESIYDGRFPDEFPKLKHDGPGLLSMAIADREERGSLFSITLKADHHLDRKCIVFGELVDGNDVLKKIENAGDEDGRPAVTVKIINSGEINDDKRKGNKLKMVKEAMEANIHEVRRKGKHKKSSKRRKRRRRHYSSESDSSTDTDLESSESDSDSDSDASSLSVTSSSSDEKRKKRKRSKRDRHKRGKGKDRRREKRRRRRDKKSKRRAKRDNVSDSEESNSKSGSSSEENNDSVGALDKKQKSAGNRSYLVENWEPDTVDHRKGDAVDMFDTEEGEFPRENGEHQNNGVGIEMGPDRINDRHPDVVDDGPGNSRSRSLSPRRATSKSMSLSPQRSAGRSPSVGAKHKRNRSPGVSRSPQVQQISGKGRSTSPVRSGSRSTSPVRSPPRRQDRNASVSPPARSQSPNSRSRSATVSPPRRRVVRSPLRTSSRRSSLRSASRSPVRPARRSLSRNSGKPSRRSLSRSPARSSRRSVSRSSGRAPSRKSPSRSPVRAPIRTRRRSYSRSPVIAGRRVRSPVSNRGGSSSRSPSADGSPKRIRRGRGFSDRYAYVRRYRSRSRSPDRSPIRSYRYDGRNDRDRYSNFRRSPRRYRSPPRGRTPPRFRGRRSRSRSPSVSRSPIRYRNRHYSRSPVRSRSPVERYRGSPRDERRRSPSRSRSPSASESPRDSQSPKRATKGNSRSSSGSPPRKTGLVSYGDVSPDSGRE; this is encoded by the exons ATGGAGAAAACGAATAAGAAAAGACCTATAGTGTTTTTAGATGTCTCTATTGATGGAGACGTTTACGAGAGAATGGCGTTCGAG CTTTTCACTGATGTCGCTCCAAAGACAGCTGAAAACTTCCGTGCTCTTTGTACTG GAGAAAAAGGTATCAGCTCTAAAACTGGGAAGCCTCTCCATTACAAAGGAACCTTTTTGCATCGTATTGTCAAAGGATATGCAGCTCAG GGTGGGGACTTTCTTCGGCAAGATG GAAATTTTGGAGAAAGTATATACGACGGAAGATTTCCAG ATGAATTTCCAAAGCTGAAACATGATGGACCTGGTTTATTATCTATGGCAATTGCTGATCGTGAAGAACGTGGCTCACTGTTCAGTATCACCTTAAAAGCTGATCATCATCTTGACAG GAAATGTATCGTTTTTGGTGAGCTTGTGGATGGGAATGATGTGTTGAAGAAGATTGAGAATGCTGGGGATGAAGATGGGAGACCTGCTGTTACTGTGAAAATTATCAATTCTGGAGAAATAAATGATG ATAAAAGGAAAGGCAATAAATTGAAAATGGTGAAGGAAGCCATGGAGGCAAACATTCATGAAGTAAGGCGCAAGGGGAAACacaagaaatcttcaaaaagGAGGAAAAGGAGAAGACGCCATTATTCGTCCGAATCAGATAGTTCAACAGATACTGACTTGGAGTCTTCAGAATCTGATAGTGATTCTGACTCGGATGCATCCTCTTTAAGTGTTACTAGCTCTTCTAGTGATGAAAAGCGTAAGAAGAGGAAGAGATCTAAGAGGGATAGACATAAACGTGGAAAGGGGAAGGATAGGCGACGTGAAAAACGACGCAGAAGACGAGATAAAAAGTCTAAACGTAGAGCTAAAAG GGACAATGTTTCTGATAGTGAAGAAAGCAACAGTAAAAGTGGAAGTAGCTCTGAAGAAAATAATGATTCGGTTGGAGCTTTGGATAAGAAGCAGAAAAGTGCTG GAAATCGATCTTATCTTGTTGAGAATTGGGAACCTGATACTGTAGATCATAGAAAGGGGGATGCAGTTGACATGTTCGATACGGAAGAGGGTGAATTCCCCAGGGAGAATGGAGAACATCAAAACAATGGTGTTGGAATAGAAATGGGACCAGACAGAATTAATGACAGACACCCTGATGTAGTAGACGATGGTCCCGGAAATTCTAG GAGCCGAAGCTTAAGTCCTAGAAGAGCCACGAGTAAGAGTATGAGCTTAAGTCCTCAGAGAAGTGCTGGAAGAAGTCCTAGTGTTGGTGCAAAGCATAAAAGGAACAGGAGCCCAGGTGTTAGCCGAAGTCCCCAGGTGCAGCAGATCTCTGGTAAGGGCAGAAGTACGAGTCCAGTTAGAAGTGGAAGCAGAAGTACGAGCCCAGTTAGAAGCCCCCCAAGAAGGCAGGACAGAAATGCAAGTGTGAGCCCCCCCGCTAGGTCTCAGTCGCCAAATAGTCGTAGTAGAAGTGCCACAGTTTCTCCTCCCAGAAGAAGAGTTGTGCGGAGCCCACTCAGAACTTCATCCAGGAGGTCATCATTGAGGTCGGCGAGTCGCAGTCCTGTGAGACCTGCTCGACGCAGTTTAAGCAGGAATTCAGGCAAACCTTCTCGAAGGAGCTTAAGCAGAAGTCCTGCTAGATCATCCCGGAGAAGTGTTAGCAGAAGCTCTGGTAGGGCACCCTCCAGAAAAAGCCCTAGTCGGAGTCCAGTGAGGGCACCTATCAGGACTAGGCGCCGAAGCTACTCAAGGAGTCCTGTAATTGCCGGCCGGAGGGTGAGATCACCCGTTTCTAATCGTGGTGGGAGTTCTTCGAGAAGCCCTTCTGCTGATGGATCACCCAAACGGATCAGAAGAGGCAGGGGTTTTAGTGATCGATACGCTTACGTACGGCGTTACAGGAGTCGCTCCCGCTCTCCTGATCGTTCTCCCATAAGGTCATATCGATATGATGGTAGAAATGATCGTGATCG atattcaaATTTTAGAAGATCCCCAAGGCGTTATCGGAGCCCACCTCGAGGAAGAACTCCTCCAAG ATTTAGGGGAAGAAGAAGCAGGTCTCGTAGCCCCAGTGTGTCTCGCAGTCCAATACGCTACCGCAACCGGCATTACAGCCGGAGTCCTGTTCGTAGCCGCTCTCCTGTGGAGAGGTATCGTGGGTCCCCACGTGATGAGAGGCGAAGATCACCTTCACGTAGCCGAAGCCCATCTGCATCAGAATCCCCTCGTGATTCACAATCTCCCAAACGTGCTACAAAAGGGAACTCAAGGTCGTCATCTGGTAGCCCTCCCAGGAAGACAGGTTTGGTTTCTTATGGAGACGTGTCACCCGACTCTGGTCGTGAATAA
- the LOC140813949 gene encoding uncharacterized protein isoform X2 produces MEKTNKKRPIVFLDVSIDGDVYERMAFELFTDVAPKTAENFRALCTGEKGISSKTGKPLHYKGTFLHRIVKGYAAQGGDFLRQDGNFGESIYDGRFPDEFPKLKHDGPGLLSMAIADREERGSLFSITLKADHHLDRKCIVFGELVDGNDVLKKIENAGDEDGRPAVTVKIINSGEINDDKRKGNKLKMVKEAMEANIHEVRRKGKHKKSSKRRKRRRRHYSSESDSSTDTDLESSESDSDSDSDASSLSVTSSSSDEKRKKRKRSKRDRHKRGKGKDRRREKRRRRRDKKSKRRAKRDNVSDSEESNSKSGSSSEENNDSVGALDKKQKSADHRKGDAVDMFDTEEGEFPRENGEHQNNGVGIEMGPDRINDRHPDVVDDGPGNSRSRSLSPRRATSKSMSLSPQRSAGRSPSVGAKHKRNRSPGVSRSPQVQQISGKGRSTSPVRSGSRSTSPVRSPPRRQDRNASVSPPARSQSPNSRSRSATVSPPRRRVVRSPLRTSSRRSSLRSASRSPVRPARRSLSRNSGKPSRRSLSRSPARSSRRSVSRSSGRAPSRKSPSRSPVRAPIRTRRRSYSRSPVIAGRRVRSPVSNRGGSSSRSPSADGSPKRIRRGRGFSDRYAYVRRYRSRSRSPDRSPIRSYRYDGRNDRDRYSNFRRSPRRYRSPPRGRTPPRFRGRRSRSRSPSVSRSPIRYRNRHYSRSPVRSRSPVERYRGSPRDERRRSPSRSRSPSASESPRDSQSPKRATKGNSRSSSGSPPRKTGLVSYGDVSPDSGRE; encoded by the exons ATGGAGAAAACGAATAAGAAAAGACCTATAGTGTTTTTAGATGTCTCTATTGATGGAGACGTTTACGAGAGAATGGCGTTCGAG CTTTTCACTGATGTCGCTCCAAAGACAGCTGAAAACTTCCGTGCTCTTTGTACTG GAGAAAAAGGTATCAGCTCTAAAACTGGGAAGCCTCTCCATTACAAAGGAACCTTTTTGCATCGTATTGTCAAAGGATATGCAGCTCAG GGTGGGGACTTTCTTCGGCAAGATG GAAATTTTGGAGAAAGTATATACGACGGAAGATTTCCAG ATGAATTTCCAAAGCTGAAACATGATGGACCTGGTTTATTATCTATGGCAATTGCTGATCGTGAAGAACGTGGCTCACTGTTCAGTATCACCTTAAAAGCTGATCATCATCTTGACAG GAAATGTATCGTTTTTGGTGAGCTTGTGGATGGGAATGATGTGTTGAAGAAGATTGAGAATGCTGGGGATGAAGATGGGAGACCTGCTGTTACTGTGAAAATTATCAATTCTGGAGAAATAAATGATG ATAAAAGGAAAGGCAATAAATTGAAAATGGTGAAGGAAGCCATGGAGGCAAACATTCATGAAGTAAGGCGCAAGGGGAAACacaagaaatcttcaaaaagGAGGAAAAGGAGAAGACGCCATTATTCGTCCGAATCAGATAGTTCAACAGATACTGACTTGGAGTCTTCAGAATCTGATAGTGATTCTGACTCGGATGCATCCTCTTTAAGTGTTACTAGCTCTTCTAGTGATGAAAAGCGTAAGAAGAGGAAGAGATCTAAGAGGGATAGACATAAACGTGGAAAGGGGAAGGATAGGCGACGTGAAAAACGACGCAGAAGACGAGATAAAAAGTCTAAACGTAGAGCTAAAAG GGACAATGTTTCTGATAGTGAAGAAAGCAACAGTAAAAGTGGAAGTAGCTCTGAAGAAAATAATGATTCGGTTGGAGCTTTGGATAAGAAGCAGAAAAGTGCTG ATCATAGAAAGGGGGATGCAGTTGACATGTTCGATACGGAAGAGGGTGAATTCCCCAGGGAGAATGGAGAACATCAAAACAATGGTGTTGGAATAGAAATGGGACCAGACAGAATTAATGACAGACACCCTGATGTAGTAGACGATGGTCCCGGAAATTCTAG GAGCCGAAGCTTAAGTCCTAGAAGAGCCACGAGTAAGAGTATGAGCTTAAGTCCTCAGAGAAGTGCTGGAAGAAGTCCTAGTGTTGGTGCAAAGCATAAAAGGAACAGGAGCCCAGGTGTTAGCCGAAGTCCCCAGGTGCAGCAGATCTCTGGTAAGGGCAGAAGTACGAGTCCAGTTAGAAGTGGAAGCAGAAGTACGAGCCCAGTTAGAAGCCCCCCAAGAAGGCAGGACAGAAATGCAAGTGTGAGCCCCCCCGCTAGGTCTCAGTCGCCAAATAGTCGTAGTAGAAGTGCCACAGTTTCTCCTCCCAGAAGAAGAGTTGTGCGGAGCCCACTCAGAACTTCATCCAGGAGGTCATCATTGAGGTCGGCGAGTCGCAGTCCTGTGAGACCTGCTCGACGCAGTTTAAGCAGGAATTCAGGCAAACCTTCTCGAAGGAGCTTAAGCAGAAGTCCTGCTAGATCATCCCGGAGAAGTGTTAGCAGAAGCTCTGGTAGGGCACCCTCCAGAAAAAGCCCTAGTCGGAGTCCAGTGAGGGCACCTATCAGGACTAGGCGCCGAAGCTACTCAAGGAGTCCTGTAATTGCCGGCCGGAGGGTGAGATCACCCGTTTCTAATCGTGGTGGGAGTTCTTCGAGAAGCCCTTCTGCTGATGGATCACCCAAACGGATCAGAAGAGGCAGGGGTTTTAGTGATCGATACGCTTACGTACGGCGTTACAGGAGTCGCTCCCGCTCTCCTGATCGTTCTCCCATAAGGTCATATCGATATGATGGTAGAAATGATCGTGATCG atattcaaATTTTAGAAGATCCCCAAGGCGTTATCGGAGCCCACCTCGAGGAAGAACTCCTCCAAG ATTTAGGGGAAGAAGAAGCAGGTCTCGTAGCCCCAGTGTGTCTCGCAGTCCAATACGCTACCGCAACCGGCATTACAGCCGGAGTCCTGTTCGTAGCCGCTCTCCTGTGGAGAGGTATCGTGGGTCCCCACGTGATGAGAGGCGAAGATCACCTTCACGTAGCCGAAGCCCATCTGCATCAGAATCCCCTCGTGATTCACAATCTCCCAAACGTGCTACAAAAGGGAACTCAAGGTCGTCATCTGGTAGCCCTCCCAGGAAGACAGGTTTGGTTTCTTATGGAGACGTGTCACCCGACTCTGGTCGTGAATAA
- the LOC140813949 gene encoding uncharacterized protein isoform X3 — protein sequence MTAFLVILFEGGDFLRQDGNFGESIYDGRFPDEFPKLKHDGPGLLSMAIADREERGSLFSITLKADHHLDRKCIVFGELVDGNDVLKKIENAGDEDGRPAVTVKIINSGEINDDKRKGNKLKMVKEAMEANIHEVRRKGKHKKSSKRRKRRRRHYSSESDSSTDTDLESSESDSDSDSDASSLSVTSSSSDEKRKKRKRSKRDRHKRGKGKDRRREKRRRRRDKKSKRRAKRDNVSDSEESNSKSGSSSEENNDSVGALDKKQKSAGNRSYLVENWEPDTVDHRKGDAVDMFDTEEGEFPRENGEHQNNGVGIEMGPDRINDRHPDVVDDGPGNSRSRSLSPRRATSKSMSLSPQRSAGRSPSVGAKHKRNRSPGVSRSPQVQQISGKGRSTSPVRSGSRSTSPVRSPPRRQDRNASVSPPARSQSPNSRSRSATVSPPRRRVVRSPLRTSSRRSSLRSASRSPVRPARRSLSRNSGKPSRRSLSRSPARSSRRSVSRSSGRAPSRKSPSRSPVRAPIRTRRRSYSRSPVIAGRRVRSPVSNRGGSSSRSPSADGSPKRIRRGRGFSDRYAYVRRYRSRSRSPDRSPIRSYRYDGRNDRDRYSNFRRSPRRYRSPPRGRTPPRFRGRRSRSRSPSVSRSPIRYRNRHYSRSPVRSRSPVERYRGSPRDERRRSPSRSRSPSASESPRDSQSPKRATKGNSRSSSGSPPRKTGLVSYGDVSPDSGRE from the exons ATGACTGCCTTTCTTGTGATATTGTTTGAG GGTGGGGACTTTCTTCGGCAAGATG GAAATTTTGGAGAAAGTATATACGACGGAAGATTTCCAG ATGAATTTCCAAAGCTGAAACATGATGGACCTGGTTTATTATCTATGGCAATTGCTGATCGTGAAGAACGTGGCTCACTGTTCAGTATCACCTTAAAAGCTGATCATCATCTTGACAG GAAATGTATCGTTTTTGGTGAGCTTGTGGATGGGAATGATGTGTTGAAGAAGATTGAGAATGCTGGGGATGAAGATGGGAGACCTGCTGTTACTGTGAAAATTATCAATTCTGGAGAAATAAATGATG ATAAAAGGAAAGGCAATAAATTGAAAATGGTGAAGGAAGCCATGGAGGCAAACATTCATGAAGTAAGGCGCAAGGGGAAACacaagaaatcttcaaaaagGAGGAAAAGGAGAAGACGCCATTATTCGTCCGAATCAGATAGTTCAACAGATACTGACTTGGAGTCTTCAGAATCTGATAGTGATTCTGACTCGGATGCATCCTCTTTAAGTGTTACTAGCTCTTCTAGTGATGAAAAGCGTAAGAAGAGGAAGAGATCTAAGAGGGATAGACATAAACGTGGAAAGGGGAAGGATAGGCGACGTGAAAAACGACGCAGAAGACGAGATAAAAAGTCTAAACGTAGAGCTAAAAG GGACAATGTTTCTGATAGTGAAGAAAGCAACAGTAAAAGTGGAAGTAGCTCTGAAGAAAATAATGATTCGGTTGGAGCTTTGGATAAGAAGCAGAAAAGTGCTG GAAATCGATCTTATCTTGTTGAGAATTGGGAACCTGATACTGTAGATCATAGAAAGGGGGATGCAGTTGACATGTTCGATACGGAAGAGGGTGAATTCCCCAGGGAGAATGGAGAACATCAAAACAATGGTGTTGGAATAGAAATGGGACCAGACAGAATTAATGACAGACACCCTGATGTAGTAGACGATGGTCCCGGAAATTCTAG GAGCCGAAGCTTAAGTCCTAGAAGAGCCACGAGTAAGAGTATGAGCTTAAGTCCTCAGAGAAGTGCTGGAAGAAGTCCTAGTGTTGGTGCAAAGCATAAAAGGAACAGGAGCCCAGGTGTTAGCCGAAGTCCCCAGGTGCAGCAGATCTCTGGTAAGGGCAGAAGTACGAGTCCAGTTAGAAGTGGAAGCAGAAGTACGAGCCCAGTTAGAAGCCCCCCAAGAAGGCAGGACAGAAATGCAAGTGTGAGCCCCCCCGCTAGGTCTCAGTCGCCAAATAGTCGTAGTAGAAGTGCCACAGTTTCTCCTCCCAGAAGAAGAGTTGTGCGGAGCCCACTCAGAACTTCATCCAGGAGGTCATCATTGAGGTCGGCGAGTCGCAGTCCTGTGAGACCTGCTCGACGCAGTTTAAGCAGGAATTCAGGCAAACCTTCTCGAAGGAGCTTAAGCAGAAGTCCTGCTAGATCATCCCGGAGAAGTGTTAGCAGAAGCTCTGGTAGGGCACCCTCCAGAAAAAGCCCTAGTCGGAGTCCAGTGAGGGCACCTATCAGGACTAGGCGCCGAAGCTACTCAAGGAGTCCTGTAATTGCCGGCCGGAGGGTGAGATCACCCGTTTCTAATCGTGGTGGGAGTTCTTCGAGAAGCCCTTCTGCTGATGGATCACCCAAACGGATCAGAAGAGGCAGGGGTTTTAGTGATCGATACGCTTACGTACGGCGTTACAGGAGTCGCTCCCGCTCTCCTGATCGTTCTCCCATAAGGTCATATCGATATGATGGTAGAAATGATCGTGATCG atattcaaATTTTAGAAGATCCCCAAGGCGTTATCGGAGCCCACCTCGAGGAAGAACTCCTCCAAG ATTTAGGGGAAGAAGAAGCAGGTCTCGTAGCCCCAGTGTGTCTCGCAGTCCAATACGCTACCGCAACCGGCATTACAGCCGGAGTCCTGTTCGTAGCCGCTCTCCTGTGGAGAGGTATCGTGGGTCCCCACGTGATGAGAGGCGAAGATCACCTTCACGTAGCCGAAGCCCATCTGCATCAGAATCCCCTCGTGATTCACAATCTCCCAAACGTGCTACAAAAGGGAACTCAAGGTCGTCATCTGGTAGCCCTCCCAGGAAGACAGGTTTGGTTTCTTATGGAGACGTGTCACCCGACTCTGGTCGTGAATAA
- the LOC140813949 gene encoding uncharacterized protein isoform X4, with protein MILTNDEFPKLKHDGPGLLSMAIADREERGSLFSITLKADHHLDRKCIVFGELVDGNDVLKKIENAGDEDGRPAVTVKIINSGEINDDKRKGNKLKMVKEAMEANIHEVRRKGKHKKSSKRRKRRRRHYSSESDSSTDTDLESSESDSDSDSDASSLSVTSSSSDEKRKKRKRSKRDRHKRGKGKDRRREKRRRRRDKKSKRRAKRDNVSDSEESNSKSGSSSEENNDSVGALDKKQKSAGNRSYLVENWEPDTVDHRKGDAVDMFDTEEGEFPRENGEHQNNGVGIEMGPDRINDRHPDVVDDGPGNSRSRSLSPRRATSKSMSLSPQRSAGRSPSVGAKHKRNRSPGVSRSPQVQQISGKGRSTSPVRSGSRSTSPVRSPPRRQDRNASVSPPARSQSPNSRSRSATVSPPRRRVVRSPLRTSSRRSSLRSASRSPVRPARRSLSRNSGKPSRRSLSRSPARSSRRSVSRSSGRAPSRKSPSRSPVRAPIRTRRRSYSRSPVIAGRRVRSPVSNRGGSSSRSPSADGSPKRIRRGRGFSDRYAYVRRYRSRSRSPDRSPIRSYRYDGRNDRDRYSNFRRSPRRYRSPPRGRTPPRFRGRRSRSRSPSVSRSPIRYRNRHYSRSPVRSRSPVERYRGSPRDERRRSPSRSRSPSASESPRDSQSPKRATKGNSRSSSGSPPRKTGLVSYGDVSPDSGRE; from the exons ATGATATTGACGAATG ATGAATTTCCAAAGCTGAAACATGATGGACCTGGTTTATTATCTATGGCAATTGCTGATCGTGAAGAACGTGGCTCACTGTTCAGTATCACCTTAAAAGCTGATCATCATCTTGACAG GAAATGTATCGTTTTTGGTGAGCTTGTGGATGGGAATGATGTGTTGAAGAAGATTGAGAATGCTGGGGATGAAGATGGGAGACCTGCTGTTACTGTGAAAATTATCAATTCTGGAGAAATAAATGATG ATAAAAGGAAAGGCAATAAATTGAAAATGGTGAAGGAAGCCATGGAGGCAAACATTCATGAAGTAAGGCGCAAGGGGAAACacaagaaatcttcaaaaagGAGGAAAAGGAGAAGACGCCATTATTCGTCCGAATCAGATAGTTCAACAGATACTGACTTGGAGTCTTCAGAATCTGATAGTGATTCTGACTCGGATGCATCCTCTTTAAGTGTTACTAGCTCTTCTAGTGATGAAAAGCGTAAGAAGAGGAAGAGATCTAAGAGGGATAGACATAAACGTGGAAAGGGGAAGGATAGGCGACGTGAAAAACGACGCAGAAGACGAGATAAAAAGTCTAAACGTAGAGCTAAAAG GGACAATGTTTCTGATAGTGAAGAAAGCAACAGTAAAAGTGGAAGTAGCTCTGAAGAAAATAATGATTCGGTTGGAGCTTTGGATAAGAAGCAGAAAAGTGCTG GAAATCGATCTTATCTTGTTGAGAATTGGGAACCTGATACTGTAGATCATAGAAAGGGGGATGCAGTTGACATGTTCGATACGGAAGAGGGTGAATTCCCCAGGGAGAATGGAGAACATCAAAACAATGGTGTTGGAATAGAAATGGGACCAGACAGAATTAATGACAGACACCCTGATGTAGTAGACGATGGTCCCGGAAATTCTAG GAGCCGAAGCTTAAGTCCTAGAAGAGCCACGAGTAAGAGTATGAGCTTAAGTCCTCAGAGAAGTGCTGGAAGAAGTCCTAGTGTTGGTGCAAAGCATAAAAGGAACAGGAGCCCAGGTGTTAGCCGAAGTCCCCAGGTGCAGCAGATCTCTGGTAAGGGCAGAAGTACGAGTCCAGTTAGAAGTGGAAGCAGAAGTACGAGCCCAGTTAGAAGCCCCCCAAGAAGGCAGGACAGAAATGCAAGTGTGAGCCCCCCCGCTAGGTCTCAGTCGCCAAATAGTCGTAGTAGAAGTGCCACAGTTTCTCCTCCCAGAAGAAGAGTTGTGCGGAGCCCACTCAGAACTTCATCCAGGAGGTCATCATTGAGGTCGGCGAGTCGCAGTCCTGTGAGACCTGCTCGACGCAGTTTAAGCAGGAATTCAGGCAAACCTTCTCGAAGGAGCTTAAGCAGAAGTCCTGCTAGATCATCCCGGAGAAGTGTTAGCAGAAGCTCTGGTAGGGCACCCTCCAGAAAAAGCCCTAGTCGGAGTCCAGTGAGGGCACCTATCAGGACTAGGCGCCGAAGCTACTCAAGGAGTCCTGTAATTGCCGGCCGGAGGGTGAGATCACCCGTTTCTAATCGTGGTGGGAGTTCTTCGAGAAGCCCTTCTGCTGATGGATCACCCAAACGGATCAGAAGAGGCAGGGGTTTTAGTGATCGATACGCTTACGTACGGCGTTACAGGAGTCGCTCCCGCTCTCCTGATCGTTCTCCCATAAGGTCATATCGATATGATGGTAGAAATGATCGTGATCG atattcaaATTTTAGAAGATCCCCAAGGCGTTATCGGAGCCCACCTCGAGGAAGAACTCCTCCAAG ATTTAGGGGAAGAAGAAGCAGGTCTCGTAGCCCCAGTGTGTCTCGCAGTCCAATACGCTACCGCAACCGGCATTACAGCCGGAGTCCTGTTCGTAGCCGCTCTCCTGTGGAGAGGTATCGTGGGTCCCCACGTGATGAGAGGCGAAGATCACCTTCACGTAGCCGAAGCCCATCTGCATCAGAATCCCCTCGTGATTCACAATCTCCCAAACGTGCTACAAAAGGGAACTCAAGGTCGTCATCTGGTAGCCCTCCCAGGAAGACAGGTTTGGTTTCTTATGGAGACGTGTCACCCGACTCTGGTCGTGAATAA